From the Candidatus Saccharimonadales bacterium genome, the window GCTTCCTTCGCAGGAAGTCGAACGCAATCGTTTTGTCATGGCACGCGTTATGATTACGATCGCGACACTTATGACATTGACTGACGGCACGCAGCGGTTACTTATTCGCGCGCCTGCAAACTAAACGTTAATTAACGTGCGGACTTCACCGGTTGTTTTTACGTGCATTAGTTGTTCGCGCAGTTCGCTCGCGCCAGGAAAATCTCGGATGTAGATTTTAAAGAATCGTTTGAGTGGTTCGAATTTGCGTGGTTCTAGTTCGGTTGAGTATTTATCGAATAAATCTAAATGAGTGTTCAAAAGTTG encodes:
- a CDS encoding tRNA-dihydrouridine synthase, whose product is QLLNTHLDLFDKYSTELEPRKFEPLKRFFKIYIRDFPGASELREQLMHVKTTGEVRTLINV